In Aedes albopictus strain Foshan chromosome 3, AalbF5, whole genome shotgun sequence, the following are encoded in one genomic region:
- the LOC134292238 gene encoding uncharacterized protein LOC134292238, producing the protein MKEEDLPKITMLKAAPARKASAQQQQTRTLTVESLRRIVCCLCFETKADVARVSAFGAFADQTFLSDIVRTCFGVDIDEEQFCTDVCEQCLVQIEITWQFYRKVNANASALKDLYR; encoded by the exons ATGAAGGAGGAGGATCTGCCGAAGATAACT ATGCTAAAAGCCGCACCGGCTAGAAAAGCCTCTGCTCAGCAGCAGCAGACCCGGACCCTCACCGTGGAATCGCTCCGCAGGATTGTGTGTTGTCTGTGTTTCGAAACGAAAGCGGACGTTGCGCGGGTTTCCGCCTTTGGGGCGTTTGCGGATCAGACCTTTTTGAGTGACATCGTTCGCACCTGTTTCGGGGTCGATATTGATGAGGAACAGTTTTGTACGGACGTGTGCGAGCAGTGTCTGGTGCAGATCGAGATAACGTGGCAGTTCTACAGGAAGGTCAATGCTAACGCCAGCGCGTTGAAGGATTTGTATCGGTAA